tcttctacttcttcttcagcTTCTCCATCGAAACACAGCACCACCACCATGTCGTCAAACCTAGAACCAGCAGTGAGACTTTGAGCCTGGGGCTGAAAAAAGAACAGCACAAAGGCGGTGCTCCCGAGAAGTGAGTTTGCACATCAGAGATGGGACCGGGAGATGAGTAAAGTCCGGGAGGTGGTACTGGTGGTGGGTCATGATGTCCATCGCTCGTCGGTGCATATCGTGTCGTTGTGGAAGAGAACGAAGGGCACTGGGGACTAGGGAGTGCTCTTCTACTTCCATTCGCTTGTCAGTGCCGTCATCTGGATTTTAGGGTCAgtgatttgtttgcttttttctctgatttttctAAGAATGAGATGTAATTAGGGTTCAATTCAAGGATGTATTAATTAGGGTTCAATCTCTCCAAGGTTTATCTTGTTTTGAATTCCTTCATTTGATGACGATCTCGAgtgttttctgtttttctttacatttgatgacaatctcgagtgttttctatttttctttgcatttgatgACGATCTTGAGTGTTTTCTGTCTTTCTATTGACTTTCAATATTGTTGTAAATATACGAATGTTGTTTGAAGCTATGAgcttgttttgtgatttttgtgtttgatttatgTTGCTTGctgattattttgttttacaatTTGTAGGGCTCATAGAGCATTGTATCTTATAAACTAGATTTATCGCTTCTTTGCGGAGAATGTAGTTCACTGGATTGGTGAGTTCTCTGTCTTTGTTGAAACTTTATTCATTCTTTAGTAGCATATTGATCACAATCAAACAATGTTTTAGATTCTGAATTATGGCAAGAAACATAGGACCAGCTTGTTTTTGTTGTCAGTCTATTGACTATTCATTTTGAAACTTGCCAAGACAGACTTGGGAGAGATTTGAGGAGTAGAAGGTAATACACTAGACATCTTAGTACACACTGCAGACCACTGCAAACATGGTGTCTTTGTTCCATCTTATAACATGAGAGCTTGCTCTTCTTGTCATATACTTGTTGAAGCTTTTGCAACTCTTTTTACATTTGAAGCCAATTTCTTTACCCGTTCAAACAAAGAAGATTCTTTTTAGAAATTCTTCttgaaaacatgaaattgatgttgatttgtgTATTGTTTGTTCCTTTCTTTTCGCTGTAGCCGGCCAAAACAAATATCCTACATGATATATTTCAAGTCCTTGTATATATCCTTCTTGTCATTTTGAGATAAACTCATTTATGCTAACGATGCCATCTTAATTTTCAACTCATGTTTTAAAAACTTTTGTCAATTTCTAAATTTGATCCATATTATCTTAACAAACTTTAATATCTTGGGCTCACTTCCATCTATTTCTCTGCATAAtactctaattttttattattttgtaccTCATGTTTTTAACCTACAGTTACATCCGGCTTTGAAGCCCtctaataaattatttgcaCCATAAGATATTATATTCTCTTCAGGTACTAAATAAAATATGCTTGGAACACTATAAGCATTACCTGGCTCATATTAATCCTTTTAGAAGCAAGTTGGTACTGTGAACCTACTCATTCTCATTATAGTTGATGATGAACACTAAGCCATGCTTAATAGCAATGATTCTCGAAATGGTCTAACTGTTATTTTTAACTTCAGCTTGCTATTTTCCAGTGCTCACAATCATTTCTCGGTTTATGTGGCAGTTAAACCAAGGATTTCTATTCAAAGCTTGTTCCATGAGAAACGTTCATTGATTGTCACTGTGCATAAACAACAGTGTACCAATGATTTAAGACCCTTAGAAGAAATCATTTGAGTTGACCCTGAAATAAACCTGATTAGGTTTCACAGacatttctttttgtatgcCCTCAATCAATTAAAAGAATAGCATGAGAGTAGATTTAAGAAAAACATCTTAAGAGGAAACTTTAATGTATTGAATTGTTTAACTTACTATGcaagtcaaaattttaatttgcaaAGTTATGATCTTTAAGTACTTTAGTTTTTGCAAATCAGAAATCAATGcagcatttttaatttttacaaaagttAGCTAAAAATTTATTCCACTAGTTGTAATCCTAGACAGTTCGAAAAGATCTGTTGAATATAACtttttgaaatgatttccatTAGAGCAGATGTTGTACTGCCATTTTGGTTAGTAATCAATGTGGGTTATATGAAAGTAATTGTATCCTTTTTCTATGTTCAAGTTTTGGTTGATATTCATTGTTTGGACTATGATGAACGAGATATTATTTTACTGCCATGTCTTTGTAAATGGATGCTTTATGATTTTGAtggacttaaaaaaaaattataagcaaTATTGGACTTCATTTGTTTCCACTATATTGTTTGAAAATGTAATTGATAATTGCATCTCTATGTGATTTTCAAGTTTACACTGATTGTgaacatattttaattatatagtcaGTGTTGAAGATGAAATGATGGTGATgttgtattttctttaattgatctTGTTAAATATGCTTGTTTTTTGCCTTCTCGGATTTATCACATTCTTATGCATTTGcgtcatatttttctttaattaattattttatgaagtTTCCAAAGTCTATGCATCCTTGCCAATAAAAGGTTTCTATGTTTCTGAAATTCAAAAACTTGTAAATTGTAGAAGTGATCTTATTAATGTTTGAAGATGGGTACCAAACCCAATTAATTATTAGCTGAATTTGAGACAATGGCACCTATGTTCCAAATAGGAGAATTGAAGCAAGgtccaaaaataaataccaacATCAAACAACCCTAATTGTCATTCATCACCTTATCTAAACTCTAAAGATTACATAAAtcgatatttatattaataaatattggtTTAAATTACCAACGAGACAACGACTTCTTAGTCTATTGACACTAAATTTCATGTAGGGTGTTTGTGTTCTATTGATGAGACAATTTCGAACTTTTCTCATGGCATAAAGAATAATTCCGTAGTTTTCTTCGAGTTCATGGATATAAGCTGATGCAGTAAAACGTGGAAGCATTTTTTACCTTGAGATAATCTTcattatgtataaatttttaacGGAAGTTGTTTTTTATGAGAAGTATAAGCCTTTGGGACCGTTTTCTGAGTTTGAGATCAAAAGAATGCTTCCCACAAAAACTTTCAAATCTCACTTGTCATGAATTACTTTTCATCTCTTAACAGTAttcaaaagtgaaaataaaaaattagttaaccAATTGAAAGCATGGTTGTATGGCTGATAATGAGCTTGATTTTAATTCTAATGGAGATATAGTTTTGAAATGTATACAAGGAAAAGGTTTCAGCCATTGACTACAGAGGAGAGGAAATTGAAGGATTTTTACTTTATTGATAGTTCGAATTTTGTGTAGGACCATCATCTGGTTATTAACATATGATTGGGTATCCAAGTGATCTATTTGCAGGCTTGGAAAAGAGAAGGACAGTTGCAAGTGAATTTCAGCCTTGAATTACACCATAACGAAGCTCTTAAAACTCCATTCTGGTTTAATGGAACCTAGGTTGAGTAGTTATTACTTGAGTACGAGTAACATTAGGCTTATCTGTTTTAGAAAAATGAGATCCTATCTAAACATCAAATTCTACAAATATTATTACATTGAAATTCTTGAGTCTTCAAATATTAGAATACAAAACATGGAACTATCTTGTTCTATGAATATTGTGCAATGGATTGGTGGCATAAGTTTACAgcaaatgtttatttattcatttatagaAAAACTAAACTTATAACTTTTAATATAAGCTTGAGTTTGTtgttaattattcaaaaaatttcttgatgttgtctaattgtttttatatttgcatagtggtatatatatattttttgataaacTGAATAGTGGTATGTaaacttcataaaacaaatagtattgaaatatatttatacgGTGGTGCATGCAGCCCAGAAAAAATTGGCGAAGTTTGTGCCAAGCTATGGTGGGAAGAGAACCGGGAAAGAATTCAAGCTCAGTACCTTTGAGTCAAACACAAGGGAGAAGAGGAAGGGTAATGgacatattttattaataaatgttgTTGTTATAGCGTATGcaagtattttaattattttattttaaaaaattatttttattatatatatactgtttgATCGAAAAATTGAAAAGGTGCACATgataatgaatttaaaattgttCATTTAGATGGAACCACCAATTTATTACCATGATAAATTGGTGGTTCCAATTTATTGTGGTGCCCTTGGTTTCACAATTTTGctcaataaattttcatattttttcttaatgtatacatttaaaatttttctagtaGCTAACTATTtacacatgtgtatatatatatatatatatattaggaagCCAAATTAGGCCGCAAGGTATCCATGGTGGAGGCTTTTAAAGAAGTTTATCAAAAGGATGATGGGAGTTGGAATGAGGAGGGGGCCCAATCAGCACATGTAtgtgtaaaattaaattttattcttaattacTTAATACTTTGTTTATCctaacatataaataatgattaattttatattatgtaGGAGAAATTTGTCAAAGCTCACCAAGACATATTGGCTTGAGAAGGCTAGGGGATACAAATTGATGATAATAAACTATGGTGGGACATATTCGGGGTTGCAAAAAATTGATGTTATGGTATGGGAAACCTTGTTGAGGAGATAGTTTCTAATTATTCTCATTTGCAATCGCAGCGGTCTACTTTGAGAACTCAACAATCTATTTGCTTCTATGCCTCCAGAGGTTATGAGTAAGTTGGAATTTTTAGAGAAAGCATACGAAGAGCAGAAGCAGTAGAACCAGTACATCCTTTCTCTAATAGAATCTCAAGGTATTCAGGTAAACTTTGAGACAACTCCTCATACTTCTCATGCTCTTGCCAAGACTGGAGAGTCTGCTTCCCATGCCCCTCACACTTCAGAGGACGTTGAACAGCCTCAGCCTGTCGATAATattgcaacaaaatgaatgtggTGTATTAgattattacattagatacttggacaattacattttgtatttgtttgttatattagatgtttgaactattatattttgtaatgcATTGTGATTATAGATATTTATCAATcagaatgtttattttgaaaaatattattaaagttATTGTTTAGGATTGTAAATTAGGCTTTAAAACAATTTTgtgaaaatagttaaaaaaattattataaataatcatggttatgaataattaatttgcaacataatttgcAACAATAAAACTGTGTCGCATAATATCTCACCAAGATGCGACATGATTTGCAACACGATTTGCAACAATTGAAATGTGtctcaaattttgttgcaaaatatcgcacacatttgcaacacaatttgcgacacaaaaagtTTTGCGACAAACAAAATGAGTCACAAAATTTGTTACAAAAAGACTTAATATTTGCAACACGATTTGCGAAGCGTAAAGGTTTGCGACAATCAAAATAAGTCGcaaagaatgttgcaaaaagtctcaaatagTTGCAACATTTATTGCGACAAAGAAATTGTATCGCAATAAATTGTCGCATATCGTTACAAATTaaatggcaaatattgtttTAGAAGATTCATAAATTACGATTAAATTTGCAACGTTTTTATTTTGGGTCACAAATTTTTCGACACAGTCTTCAAAAGTGTCACAAATAATTATGACATCTGAAACATGACACATTTTATTATGTCGCAGGTTATGTTGCAAATTGCGATCTGcaacacattttttatttttggtgtcacaaaaatgtgtcgcaaattgcattttttgttgtagtgagaCTAAGctatcaaaagtaaagaaagcaATAATTGACTCAATGTACATCAAGTTCTAGAATTATATCACTCTATACTTGTTTGGAGTCTAATGCCATTGAAAAATTTTCACTGTCTGAAACTTGTGCAACCAAATGGAATGTTATGAGGATTTTGTGTAAATTATGGTCTCATTTCAAAGATCTAGAGCATTATTAGAACTTGATTGCATTTCCAATTCCTCAGAAAAGTGctaaatatttgtttgagatTGGCAAAGCCTTTCAATTTGTACTTTAAAAGTTGGGATCATCTTGATATCTATCATATAGAAATACTTTTCTTGTGGTGTTTGCATTTCTTTGATTTCAAGGTTCAGCATATACGAATTAATTGATACCAATGTATGGAAAAGTATCACTCAGTTACTTATGGATTTACAAAAGTTTTTATTGACTCCTCCAGTCATGTTCTCAAACGTTGTGATCATCTCTTATGTCCATGTCATGTGAAAGTTCCATGCATTTGTCTGTCAATAAGCTGATAACGTCTGTTTCCCGAGTTATCTCCTACCTGAATTTGTTTGTGGAAGTGCATGTGCAAtccaataaatacaaaaaaaaacctagcAATTAATATTCTTCAAATAAAGAAACTCTGTAGTGAAGAATGCGATCACATTGTGGATAAATGTCAACTTGATATGTGTATATACTTATCATAAACCTGTATGAATGGTTTCAGATAACAGATAtttccataaaaaattataaatagaaaacatgGTTGGTGCCATGGGGAAAAAGAGCGTATGCCTATCAGTACAAATTACAAGTACCAATACAAATAAAAGACAACTTTGATGTTGTTGGAGAATAAAGAAGCAAAACACATGGCCATCATCCATTCATTAGTAACTGAATTAAGTAGGCAATTAACATGGTTGTAGCCagaaaacagagaaaaacacaaagtGATGATCTCTTGCATAGAACACATATTTCAATTGCAGTTGTCTGAGAACCAGGAACAGAGTACAATATTGCATTCATGTTGTTAAACAACCATCTGATtgtatacatataaattataagaatggTACTTAAAGTTGAAGTCATAGCTTGGCCTTTGAAATAGTTTCTTTGATGATTATAGAAGAAGGAATGCCCTCTTGTTTTAGAAATGCAGGTCTTTATCTGTTCATAAACATCCTCTTGTACCACATTTTCCACTTTGGAAAAAACAATTGATAGATAATAGGCGATGAAAATCCGACTCCATAACCCAATCCTGTGAATATCCAGAACCAAATATTGTCCATGTCAAACTCTGTGTGTGCATTCATAGAATTTGAAGATGGCTCAATAGTAGTTGAATTAATACAATCCTTTGATAATGGGCTTCCATACAGTCCTTGATTCCCTTCAAAGGATGAATTCAAGTATGTGGATAACTGCTAGCTCTGTGGTATTCTGCCTACTAAATTGTTGTTCGACAAATTCAAGAAAGCTGAGAAGTGCAGGAAGGTCAGAGAACTCGGAATCACTCCTAATAATTGGTTTCCTGAGAGGTCCAATGCTTCCAGCTCACTCATATCTCCAAGCACCCATGGGATTTCACCAGTGAAAACATTTAGTGACATGTTCAAAGAATGAAGGCAGGGGCAGAACCAAGGGTGGCTAGCAAGGGCTGAAGCCCCCTCGACGCCAGAGACATCACTTTTCAGGCAATATAAAATTTATGGTTTcaatttttctatacttaaattaatgtaaaatagaCTATTTAGACACATAAAAGCATGTAATGTAGTTGCGCTTGAGTGGCTAATGGGTCTAgtcaatatatgttttttttcacattttacctttttaattttaaaattacaaggatttcaaaaattttataaaaaattatacgaaattaaaaaatcttatataaaaattttagtaatttaaaaaaatttaaattgatcaTAAGACTtagcaaatatattataacatatatacaagtattttttttaaagaatacaaacttgagatgtatttttattagttgaattattgaaaatctcatacatacaaaataattattttattggattatttatttatttatttatttatttatttatttattttgtatgttttgcCTTTACACTTTAGCCCCTCCTACCATCGAGTCCTGGTTTCGTCCCTGAATGAAGGGACTTGAGATCTCCAAACACTTGAGAAATATTTCCCACAAATTGGTTATTCGACAAATTGATGGAAGTGAAGGAagtcaaaatatttattagttcGATCTCTAACCCTTTCAAATCAACAGTAACAGTGTCTTGATAGTTTAGGGCCGTCCAACTAAAATTCCAGTATCCAATTGTCTCGGTCTGTCCCTAAGGAACCATCATGGATTAATTCTTTGATAGGTCACTAAGTTTTGAACTTATTTCTTTCCGGTtaccaagttttaatttgtatcgtAAAGGTTACTCgagtttgattttgtttcactgGGAGGTTACCCGAGAGTGACCACATCCATGATGTTGACGTGGATGCTGAAAAAAACACAGTCAGCACAACTCGTCACGTCCTCGGTATGAGATGGAGCCTCCACGTCAGCTAGCTTGTCCACGTCAGCAGACTTGTTCACGTCAGCAGAGTTGGTAACCGTTTTGATactaaatgaaaacttagtgaccaaaatgaaataacaaaatatatttccaTGACAAATTTAATTCTGACATATTATTGAACAACTTATGTTATTTCATTTCGGtcactaagttttcatttagtATCAAAACAGTTACCAACTCTGCTGACGTGGACAAGTCTGCTAACGTGGACAGGCCGGCTGACGTGGAGGTTCCATCTTAGACTGAGGGCGTGGCGGGCTGTGCTGACTGTGTTTTTTCCAGCATCTACGTCAGCAGCATGGATGTGGTCACTCGCGGGTAACCTCCCGGTGAAACGAAATCAAACTTGAGTAACTTTTacgatacaaattaaaacatgataaccaaaaagaaataagttcAAAACTCAGTGACCTATcagaaaattaaacaaaaccATCATTGCCTTCATGCTCTTAAAATACTCTGATGGCAAGCTATTAGTGAAATGGTTTGATGAGATGTCAAAGATTTGGAGCATCATGAAGGAGTGATTACCCTCACAAATACCGGCCAGATGTCTAAAGAATCTGTTTTCATTGAGAACCAGAACTTTCAATGCAGGAAGATCCATCAACCAATGTGGGAAAGAGTCTACCAACTTATTTCTACCAAGGTCCAGGACTTCTAGCCCAGCACGGTTGGCCCATGAGCTAGGTACCACCCCTTCTAACTTGTTTCCATTGAGGTTAATGGTTTGTATAGCACATCTTGAGCTAACCTTTTGAGGCATGCTTCCTTGAAAAATGTTCTCCCGAGCATTCAACACTCTCAAGTCTATGAGGCTTTCCAATATGCAAGCTAGTATCGAACCActcaaattgttgtgagagatataaaaaatatagagtCTGTTGCAATACAAATTGATGAGGGGACTTCTCCTGTGAGGCTATTATTTGACAATGAGaagaatatagttttttttcagGTAGTATGATATGCTAAATGGGATGGAAAAAGTGAAAAGGTTGTTTGAGTAGTCCACAAAGGTACTATTTGGTGGCGGAAGAGGAATTGGTCCTTGAAACAAGTTAGAGTGGAGACCGATAATAACACTGTCAGTGGAAGAATTGGAGAAAGACCCCTCAACACTTGTGAACAAGTTGCATGACAAATTCAGGTAGGAAAGACTGGAGCTCCATATCCAACTTGGTATGGTACCACCAATTCTGTTTCTTGAAAGGTCTAGACTCACAAAATTATTTGAATGCTTCAAGAAAGGCTTTCTCAATATCTGTGAATGAGTTGAAAGATAAATCCATAAACTAGAAGAAACTCCCAATGCTCCATATCCAGGTGGGTGTAGTACCATTAATTCTGTTGTTTGAAAGGTTTAGTAggaatatattctttttatgcTTCAAGAAAGATAGGATAGCTGTTAGGTTGCATGAATTCAATTCCAAGTGAGTGAGAGATGGAAATAGACTAGAAGAATCTCCAATTGGTTTAGAGATCAACAAGTTAATGCTCGAAAAATCCAAGTCTGTGAGATTTTGAAGGTGGCCAAACAACTCTAATTCAACCAAGTAGTCATCAAAGTTGTTTGAACCTAAATAAAGTGAAACAAGAGCAGAGAGATTGGCAAGTGATTTTGGGAGCTTCCCTTGTAGATTATTGGCATACACAAGAATATATTGTAATGTAGAAAATGTGTTTGTGAATTCTTGCAGCTGACCAGAGAGCATGTTGTCATATAAACTCAACTCCTATAATATCAGGAGTGTGAACAAAGACATCGGGATAGATCCAGTGAGTGAGTTTCCTCCTAGATCAAGTGACACAAGGTGACGTGCAGAGCTGAGAGTACTGGGGATCGATCCAGTCAAATAATTATCATAAAGTCAAAGGATGGAGATCTTTGAAGTAGTGGGCATTGGTGGCAAGTTCCCGGAGAGTTGATTATTGGAGAGGTCTAATTAAATCAATTCACTTAGATTCTAGATTGACCAAAGTATTAGCTTTGAGAAATTACAACCAGCAAGATTCAAAGATGTCAATGACTTACAGTTTCCTAAAGAATTTAACAAACTCTTCAAGGAAACCCTTACTAGCATAGGATTATTTGAAAGATTAAGTGATTTCAAGTTTGAGAGTTCAAAGACACTTCTCATAGTCAAACCCTCCAGGCCAATGTCACTGAGATTCAACACACGTAGAGAAGAAAATTTAGCAAAGAAGTCAGACACTTGGGACGAAAGATTGTTAAAATCAAGATGAAGTATTGATAAGTTCTGAAGCTTGGCCAGTGAGCTATCAATCGGTCCCGAGAGTGAACAGTACCATAGGCTAAGAGCTTGAACCCCTGGAGCGGAGTCAGAGATGGCGTGACACCATTCTGTCCCACTAGAAGAGATATTGACATGATCCAAATAAAGCGCTTCTAAATTTAAAAGGTCTCTGATGAGATTACGAAGATCAGGCTTCTTCAGCttcaaagaataaatattttttggataTTCCGGATATGTGGAGAGGT
This portion of the Dioscorea cayenensis subsp. rotundata cultivar TDr96_F1 chromosome 3, TDr96_F1_v2_PseudoChromosome.rev07_lg8_w22 25.fasta, whole genome shotgun sequence genome encodes:
- the LOC120250183 gene encoding receptor like protein 26-like encodes the protein MPQKVSSRCAIQTINLNGNKLEGVVPSSWANRAGLEVLDLGRNKLVDSFPHWLMDLPALKVLVLNENRFFRHLAGICEGNHSFMMLQIFDISSNHFTNSLPSDIKTVTNSADVNKSADVDKLADVEAPSHTEDVTSCADCVFFSIHVNIMDVVTLGDVSGVEGASALASHPWFCPCLHSLNMSLNVFTGEIPWVLGDMSELEALDLSGNQLLGVIPSSLTFLHFSAFLNLSNNNLVGRIPQS